From the Butyrivibrio fibrisolvens genome, one window contains:
- a CDS encoding AAA family ATPase: protein MRYKVGMYGGSFNPLHLGHVDCIIQAANMCEELYIVLSVGTNRDEIDYRVRYRWLYQLTKHIGNVSIIMLEDDTASKEDYNENCWDADAKKVKEKIGKPIDIVFCGDDYDENSFWNKCYPDSELHRFPRNEISSTQIRKNPYEHWEWLPNVVKPFYVKKVLLMGGESTGKSTLTINLANRFATNYIDEAGRDISERSGTDLMMLSADFTEILLQHKLNEIKAIENSNKVLFVDTDALVTQFYMNFLNDPEIEKNKALSDAIDAINTYDLILFLEPDVPFVQDGDRSEVIRDDRLKYSNQIKELILSHGKQVVSIKGSYQERYMAAVREVEKMLN, encoded by the coding sequence ATGAGATATAAAGTTGGAATGTATGGCGGATCTTTTAATCCGCTGCACCTGGGCCACGTAGACTGCATAATACAGGCAGCTAACATGTGCGAGGAATTATATATAGTATTAAGCGTTGGCACTAATCGCGACGAGATCGATTACAGAGTTAGATACAGGTGGCTGTATCAGCTTACCAAGCACATCGGGAATGTTAGTATCATAATGCTTGAGGACGATACGGCTTCCAAGGAAGATTACAACGAAAACTGCTGGGATGCAGATGCTAAGAAGGTAAAGGAGAAAATTGGTAAGCCTATAGATATTGTCTTTTGCGGTGATGATTATGATGAAAACAGCTTCTGGAATAAGTGCTATCCGGATAGCGAGCTACATAGATTCCCCAGAAATGAAATCAGCTCTACACAGATTAGAAAGAACCCATATGAGCATTGGGAGTGGCTCCCAAATGTGGTTAAGCCTTTTTATGTAAAAAAAGTTCTTTTGATGGGCGGTGAGAGCACTGGTAAATCCACATTGACAATCAATCTTGCAAATCGTTTTGCAACAAATTATATAGATGAGGCCGGAAGAGATATTTCTGAGAGAAGCGGAACAGACCTGATGATGCTATCTGCGGATTTTACAGAAATACTGTTGCAGCATAAGCTTAATGAGATCAAGGCTATAGAAAACAGTAATAAAGTACTGTTTGTTGATACCGATGCTCTTGTTACGCAGTTTTACATGAACTTCCTCAATGATCCTGAGATTGAGAAAAATAAAGCTTTGTCCGATGCCATAGATGCTATCAATACCTATGATTTGATTCTGTTCCTTGAGCCGGATGTTCCTTTTGTTCAGGACGGAGACAGAAGTGAAGTCATTAGAGATGATAGGCTCAAGTATAGCAACCAGATCAAAGAACTGATACTTTCTCATGGCAAACAAGTCGTATCCATAAAAGGTTCGTATCAGGAACGATACATGGCTGCTGTCAGAGAAGTTGAGAAAATGCTAAATTGA
- the hisIE gene encoding bifunctional phosphoribosyl-AMP cyclohydrolase/phosphoribosyl-ATP diphosphatase HisIE — MKKQFIPSIILNDKKAVKSFFDKTVISENPVELAVSYNDANCDAIIVFDQSTDDKSHEDSLDILKEICSKTDVPVIGAGNVKRMEDVKKLLYAGCKMAALNFSKAENAEILEEVSKKFGKDKIVVSYADTAESRKIVADNAAAINELASLMIFMPESAAVDGLDSNAGFAEKLVSNPVVPEEGVKDIPHIVYLDNPESDLPNLKGGALAVLLSDQVCAITGSALSANAQNINDLRKFAIEAGIDVQTFEAKYKWEDFKLDSNGMVPVVVQDYRTDQVLMVAYMNEEAYNATLRTGKMTYFSRSRNELWEKGDTSGHFQYVKSLTADCDLDTILAKVKQIGAACHTGSYSCFFNEIAKKDYTEKNPQKVLDSVYNVIADRKVNPREGSYTNYLFDKGLDKILKKCGEEATEITIAAKNANGNEIVYEMADYLYHMMVLMVEKGVSWEDVTDELARR, encoded by the coding sequence ATGAAAAAGCAGTTTATTCCATCCATAATCCTGAATGATAAAAAAGCAGTCAAAAGCTTTTTTGACAAGACTGTTATCTCTGAAAATCCTGTAGAGCTCGCTGTAAGCTACAACGACGCTAACTGCGACGCAATCATTGTATTCGACCAGTCTACAGACGATAAGAGCCACGAGGATTCGCTTGATATCCTGAAGGAAATCTGCTCCAAGACAGATGTTCCCGTTATTGGTGCAGGCAATGTAAAAAGGATGGAAGATGTCAAAAAGCTCCTGTATGCAGGATGCAAGATGGCTGCTCTTAACTTCTCCAAAGCTGAAAATGCCGAGATCCTTGAAGAAGTATCCAAGAAGTTCGGCAAGGACAAGATCGTTGTAAGCTATGCCGATACTGCTGAAAGCAGAAAGATAGTTGCTGATAATGCAGCTGCAATAAATGAACTTGCAAGTCTGATGATCTTCATGCCTGAATCTGCGGCTGTAGATGGTCTTGATTCAAATGCAGGCTTTGCTGAAAAACTTGTATCAAACCCTGTTGTTCCTGAAGAAGGCGTTAAGGACATACCTCACATCGTATATCTCGACAATCCGGAATCTGACCTTCCTAACTTGAAAGGCGGCGCGCTGGCAGTTCTTCTATCAGATCAGGTATGTGCTATAACAGGCTCAGCCCTTTCAGCTAACGCTCAGAACATCAATGACCTCAGGAAATTCGCCATAGAAGCAGGAATCGACGTTCAGACCTTCGAGGCAAAATACAAATGGGAAGACTTCAAGCTTGATTCTAACGGTATGGTCCCTGTTGTAGTGCAGGATTACAGAACAGATCAGGTTCTCATGGTTGCTTACATGAACGAGGAAGCTTATAACGCAACCCTCAGAACCGGCAAGATGACCTATTTTAGCAGATCCCGTAATGAACTCTGGGAAAAGGGCGATACCTCAGGCCACTTCCAGTACGTTAAGAGCCTCACAGCAGACTGCGACCTCGACACGATCCTTGCTAAAGTCAAGCAGATCGGCGCTGCCTGCCACACAGGTTCCTATAGCTGCTTCTTCAACGAAATTGCCAAGAAAGACTATACTGAGAAGAACCCCCAGAAGGTTCTCGACAGCGTATATAACGTCATCGCAGACCGCAAGGTCAACCCAAGAGAAGGCTCCTACACCAACTACCTTTTCGATAAAGGACTTGATAAGATCCTCAAAAAGTGCGGCGAGGAAGCAACCGAGATCACAATCGCAGCCAAGAACGCTAACGGCAACGAGATCGTCTATGAAATGGCAGATTACCTCTATCATATGATGGTCCTTATGGTAGAAAAGGGCGTATCATGGGAAGATGTAACCGACGAACTTGCCCGCAGGTAA
- a CDS encoding Imm53 family immunity protein has translation MTCHLKNGHFEGFGGPSKLEEIIQRFKEWAQQ, from the coding sequence ATTACATGTCATTTAAAGAATGGACACTTTGAAGGCTTCGGAGGTCCATCAAAACTTGAGGAGATTATTCAAAGATTCAAGGAATGGGCCCAGCAGTGA
- the pnuC gene encoding nicotinamide riboside transporter PnuC → MKAIRNYLKEELAGWKVFDVAWLALATAVILGLSIYWKDSLISLFAALTGVWCVILTGKGKRSSFIFGFFNTILYAIVAFGAKYYGEVMLNVLYYLPLNFVGFIAWRKYMNSETGEVIKERLNPSKSLILYTITAIGIVGYGIILKMLGGNLPYVDSMSTVVSIVAQILSIKRLTEQWILWIVVDVVTVFMWAVNFMQGGETIATLAMWSVYLVNAFIMFFRWYKEAKKNEI, encoded by the coding sequence ATGAAAGCAATACGTAACTATTTAAAAGAAGAACTTGCCGGATGGAAAGTATTTGATGTGGCGTGGCTTGCGCTTGCCACAGCGGTTATACTTGGATTATCTATTTACTGGAAAGATTCGCTGATCAGTCTTTTTGCAGCTCTTACTGGTGTATGGTGCGTAATACTTACCGGCAAAGGCAAGCGTTCATCATTTATCTTTGGATTTTTTAACACAATTCTATATGCCATAGTTGCTTTCGGAGCAAAATATTATGGCGAAGTAATGTTGAATGTCTTATACTATCTGCCTCTCAATTTCGTAGGATTCATCGCCTGGCGCAAATATATGAATTCTGAAACAGGTGAAGTCATTAAAGAACGTCTCAATCCATCCAAGAGTCTTATACTTTACACTATTACTGCGATTGGAATTGTTGGCTATGGAATAATTCTTAAGATGCTTGGTGGTAATCTGCCATATGTTGACAGTATGAGTACCGTTGTATCGATAGTAGCTCAGATACTTTCAATTAAGCGTCTTACAGAACAGTGGATCCTGTGGATCGTTGTTGATGTCGTCACGGTATTTATGTGGGCTGTTAATTTTATGCAGGGCGGCGAAACAATTGCTACGCTGGCTATGTGGTCGGTGTATCTTGTAAATGCGTTTATCATGTTCTTCCGCTGGTATAAGGAGGCTAAGAAAAATGAGATATAA
- a CDS encoding ankyrin repeat domain-containing protein, with amino-acid sequence MDKELLKEMKKVIKINDLEKIKIIIDDNPGVLNEVTTSGTFLHVAAIKGQYDAANYLIKRGIDVNKTGGTGDVYALTEAAFEGYLNIVELLYNNGAVLDTSTFARNPLFAAIYNHHIDVAKYLIDKGIDLSVTYPIGSIDNCDAREYARQYGCTEIVNYIDEKVKSEQI; translated from the coding sequence ATGGATAAAGAACTATTAAAAGAGATGAAAAAAGTTATTAAAATAAATGATTTGGAAAAAATTAAAATTATTATAGATGATAATCCAGGGGTTCTTAATGAAGTGACTACTAGCGGGACATTTCTTCATGTCGCAGCAATAAAAGGGCAATATGATGCAGCCAATTATTTGATTAAACGTGGGATAGATGTTAATAAAACAGGCGGAACAGGTGATGTTTATGCTTTGACAGAAGCAGCTTTTGAAGGATATTTAAATATAGTTGAACTATTATATAACAATGGTGCGGTTTTAGATACTAGCACATTTGCAAGGAATCCTCTTTTTGCTGCTATTTATAATCATCATATAGATGTCGCGAAGTATTTGATTGATAAAGGAATTGATCTTTCAGTTACATACCCTATAGGATCTATAGATAATTGCGATGCACGTGAATACGCAAGGCAATATGGATGCACTGAAATAGTGAATTATATTGATGAAAAAGTCAAAAGCGAACAGATTTAG
- the hisB gene encoding imidazoleglycerol-phosphate dehydratase HisB, which translates to MARTATISRKTGETDITVTINLDGTGKTSIDTGIGFFDHMLDAFGRHGLFDLDVKVKGDLNVDGHHTVEDTGIVLGQAIAKAVGDKKGIKRYGSMILPMDEACAMCAVDLCGRPYFVMDASFTAPMVGDFDTQLVNEFFYSVSYGAMINLHLRLFSGENDHHKIEAMFKAFAKAMDQATMFDERITDVLSTKGTL; encoded by the coding sequence ATGGCTAGAACAGCTACTATCTCAAGAAAAACCGGAGAAACAGACATCACCGTAACAATCAACCTTGACGGCACAGGTAAAACAAGCATTGATACCGGCATAGGCTTTTTTGACCACATGCTGGATGCATTTGGACGCCACGGCCTGTTCGATCTTGACGTCAAAGTTAAGGGTGATCTGAATGTCGACGGACACCACACCGTAGAAGATACCGGCATTGTTCTTGGCCAGGCCATAGCTAAGGCTGTTGGAGACAAAAAAGGTATAAAGCGCTACGGCTCAATGATCCTTCCTATGGACGAAGCATGTGCCATGTGCGCAGTTGACCTTTGCGGAAGGCCTTACTTTGTGATGGATGCAAGCTTCACTGCGCCTATGGTGGGAGATTTTGATACTCAGCTCGTTAATGAGTTCTTCTACTCAGTATCTTATGGCGCTATGATCAATCTTCACTTAAGACTCTTCTCCGGAGAGAATGATCATCACAAGATAGAGGCTATGTTCAAGGCTTTTGCTAAAGCAATGGATCAGGCAACTATGTTTGATGAGAGAATCACGGACGTACTTAGCACCAAAGGTACTCTTTGA
- the hisD gene encoding histidinol dehydrogenase, which produces MKIVKLTDESRSELLDILKRRSPASYTEYENTVNDIISNVREKGDKALFEYTQKFDKCVITKDTIKVTRDEIDAAYKKLDPEFIEVMKKSAANIKDFHEKQKRESWFTTKDDGSILGQRVLPVEISGVYVPGGKAAYPSSVLMNVIPAKVAGVERIVMVTPPSKDGSLNAGTLVAADIAGVTEVYKVGGAQAIAAMAFGTESIPKVDKITGPGNIFVALAKKACFGHVSIDSIAGPSEILVIADETANPRWVAADLLSQAEHDEMASAILVTTSQEVADKVSEEIDKFLEVLERKEIIQKSLDSYGYAFVAENIDDAIEAANAIASEHCEIITKNPFEVMTKVKNAGALFLGHYSSEPLGDYFAGPNHILPTNQTARFFSPLSVDDFVKKTSIIAYSKEGLEAVHKDIERFAKEEGLTAHANSITVRFES; this is translated from the coding sequence ATGAAAATAGTTAAGCTTACTGATGAATCAAGATCAGAACTTCTCGACATCCTTAAAAGGAGAAGTCCTGCAAGCTATACTGAATACGAAAACACAGTAAATGATATAATAAGTAATGTAAGAGAAAAAGGCGATAAAGCTCTCTTTGAATACACGCAGAAGTTCGATAAGTGCGTGATCACTAAAGATACGATCAAAGTCACAAGAGACGAGATCGATGCAGCTTACAAAAAGCTCGATCCTGAATTTATCGAAGTTATGAAGAAGTCTGCTGCCAATATCAAAGACTTCCACGAGAAGCAAAAGAGAGAGTCCTGGTTTACAACCAAGGATGACGGCTCAATACTGGGCCAGAGAGTCCTTCCTGTTGAAATATCAGGTGTATATGTTCCGGGAGGCAAGGCGGCGTATCCGAGTTCTGTTTTAATGAACGTGATCCCTGCCAAGGTTGCTGGAGTTGAGCGTATAGTAATGGTTACACCTCCTTCAAAGGACGGATCACTTAATGCAGGAACTCTTGTAGCTGCAGATATTGCAGGCGTTACAGAAGTTTATAAAGTTGGCGGAGCTCAGGCTATAGCAGCTATGGCTTTTGGCACAGAATCTATACCTAAGGTAGACAAGATCACAGGCCCCGGCAATATCTTCGTAGCTCTTGCCAAGAAGGCATGTTTTGGACATGTGTCAATTGATTCTATAGCAGGTCCTTCTGAGATCCTCGTCATCGCTGATGAAACTGCCAATCCAAGATGGGTTGCTGCAGATCTTCTGTCACAGGCCGAACACGACGAGATGGCAAGTGCCATTCTTGTAACAACTTCTCAGGAAGTTGCTGACAAGGTATCAGAAGAGATAGATAAGTTCTTAGAAGTTCTTGAGAGAAAAGAGATAATACAAAAGTCACTTGATAGCTACGGCTATGCTTTTGTTGCAGAAAACATAGATGATGCTATAGAAGCTGCCAATGCAATTGCTTCAGAGCACTGTGAGATTATTACAAAGAATCCATTTGAAGTAATGACTAAGGTCAAGAATGCAGGAGCTCTTTTCCTTGGACACTATTCTTCAGAGCCTTTGGGAGACTATTTTGCAGGACCAAACCACATATTACCTACTAACCAGACAGCAAGATTCTTCTCACCTCTTTCTGTAGATGATTTTGTTAAGAAGACAAGCATCATTGCTTATTCTAAAGAAGGCCTTGAAGCAGTTCACAAGGATATAGAGAGATTTGCCAAGGAAGAGGGACTTACAGCTCACGCTAACAGCATTACGGTTAGATTTGAGTCATGA